In Tubulanus polymorphus chromosome 8, tnTubPoly1.2, whole genome shotgun sequence, one genomic interval encodes:
- the LOC141909993 gene encoding FMRFamide receptor-like: protein MSVNETSDPGQVCCVPCNASIVLNYRAIMTYARGSFYSIGIISNCLAFVVLHLMTLGGSSILYLKMLAVADCVNCLTGLFGREMLFVSTSLEYLHYNHIYQQYKRHVYLYVDAIFQMTTTTSSWLLFALSLDRYVAIRFPLSARNICTIRNAVRVSVAIWILTFIFDFPTIWDLETYFRMPGQPCKYVVQRKLLLKNKQYALYYDFVFGKIVLKFIPGLIVLGCNVHMMMLVRLAARLRHKLQQIDVKDEASTNSKQGRQITLTILALNIVFMVEYGMSLINTFIPAILPDGYTYRPYHSGQLLHAINAMINLFVYLGIRKGFGETLVWFLSCRRFGKRV, encoded by the coding sequence GCTCGTTCTATTCGATCGGTATCATCTCGAACTGTCTCGCGTTTGTTGTACTCCATCTGATGACACTCGGAGGTAGcagtattctatatttgaagaTGCTGGCTGTAGCTGATTGCGTGAACTGTCTGACCGGGCTGTTCGGGCGCGAGATGTTGTTTGTTTCGACCTCGTTAGAATATCTTCACTATAACCACATTTATCAACAATATAAACGCCATGTTTATCTTTACGTGGACGCCATCTTCCAGATGACGACGACCACAAGTTCGTGGCTACTGTTCGCATTAAGCTTAGACCGCTATGTAGCTATCAGATTCCCGCTGTCTGCTAGGAATATATGCACGATTCGTAACGCAGTTCGTGTTTCGGTTGCAATTTGGATTCTaacttttattttcgattttccGACTATTTGGGATCTAGAAACGTACTTTAGGATGCCCGGTCAGCCTTGTAAATATGTTGTACAAAGGAAACTCCTGCTTAAGAATAAACAATACGCTTTGTATTACGATTTTGTATTTGGCAAAATTGTGCTGAAGTTTATTCCGGGTTTGATTGTTTTAGGTTGTAACGTACACATGATGATGTTGGTTCGGTTGGCGGCTCGTCTGAGACACAAACTTCAACAAATCGACGTCAAAGATGAAGCTTCGACGAATAGTAAACAAGGACGACAAATAACTCTGACGATATTAGCTTTAAATATAGTATTTATGGTTGAATATGGAATGTCTTTAATAAACACATTTATACCGGCGATTTTACCCGATGGATACACATATCGTCCGTATCATTCGGGGCAGTTGTTACACGCTATCAATGCTATGATAAATTTATTCGTTTATTTAGGAATTCGAAAAGGTTTTGGAGAAACTTTAGTTTGGTTTTTGAGTTGTCGTCGGTTTGGAAAGCGAGTGTAG